In Thermomonas carbonis, a single genomic region encodes these proteins:
- the tsf gene encoding translation elongation factor Ts — protein sequence MADISASLVKELRERTGAGMMECKKALTENNGDIDASAEWLRKSGLAKADKKASRVAAEGRIAVAQANGKAVLVEINSETDFVAKDVNFVAFTDAVAQAALDSGATDVEALKNAKLASGETVEEARAAAIAKLGENILVRRIASITTGNNVAAYSHGGKIGVLVEVAGGDVEFARGIAMHVAAMNPPYNKAADVPADFVAKEKEIELAKMSDKDKQKPAEILEKIIGGKIAKIVNEVSLYGQPYVLNTDQSVEQAAKAAGADVVSFTRLAVGEGIEKVVEDYAAEVAKAMQV from the coding sequence ATGGCTGATATTTCCGCTTCCCTGGTCAAGGAACTGCGCGAGCGCACCGGCGCCGGCATGATGGAGTGCAAGAAGGCACTCACCGAAAACAACGGCGACATCGACGCTTCCGCCGAGTGGCTGCGCAAGTCCGGCCTGGCCAAGGCCGACAAGAAGGCCAGCCGGGTCGCCGCCGAAGGCCGCATCGCGGTGGCCCAGGCCAACGGCAAGGCCGTGCTGGTCGAGATCAACTCCGAGACCGACTTCGTCGCCAAGGACGTGAACTTCGTCGCCTTCACCGATGCCGTCGCGCAGGCGGCGCTGGACTCCGGCGCCACCGATGTTGAAGCACTGAAGAACGCCAAGCTCGCGTCCGGCGAGACCGTCGAGGAAGCCCGCGCCGCCGCCATCGCCAAGCTCGGCGAGAACATCCTGGTCCGTCGCATCGCCTCGATCACCACCGGCAACAACGTCGCCGCGTATTCGCACGGCGGCAAGATCGGCGTGCTGGTCGAAGTGGCCGGCGGCGACGTCGAGTTCGCGCGCGGCATCGCCATGCACGTGGCCGCGATGAACCCGCCGTACAACAAGGCGGCCGATGTGCCGGCCGACTTCGTGGCGAAGGAAAAGGAAATCGAACTGGCCAAGATGTCCGACAAGGACAAGCAGAAGCCGGCCGAAATCCTCGAGAAGATCATCGGCGGCAAGATCGCCAAGATCGTCAACGAAGTCAGCCTGTACGGCCAGCCGTACGTGCTGAATACCGACCAGAGCGTCGAGCAGGCTGCGAAGGCCGCCGGTGCCGACGTGGTGTCCTTCACCCGCCTCGCCGTCGGCGAAGGCATCGAGAAGGTCGTCGAGGACTACGCCGCGGAAGTGGCGAAGGCCATGCAGGTCTGA